The following proteins come from a genomic window of Melospiza georgiana isolate bMelGeo1 chromosome 3, bMelGeo1.pri, whole genome shotgun sequence:
- the LOC131082154 gene encoding nuclear receptor subfamily 0 group B member 2-like → MATEIPAEKCGKCQCEILHSKSILYQILNKEHGSETKWHQQHCSPHCSARSKCCPCLDRRVVLRTPEATCRRASEVLLKTSTFIRNLPSFYHMPWEDQFVLIQQNWVPLFVLGMAQEGVDFDLREVPATSLLKKILLNQSSTAMNELGSSSAGASFTEVQKMKNLLWKFWDLDISAKEYAYLKGIILFNSECHALKCLPYVQSLQQEAQKALMEFISTMLLGSLSRFASILQLITSLRDIDADAIEELFFRPILGEATLNVLLIETLYIKPDWL, encoded by the exons ATGGCCACCGAGATCCCTGCTGAGAAATGTGGGAAATGTCAGTGTGAGATACTCCACTCTAAAAGCATCCTGTACCAGATCCTTAACAAAGAGCATGGAAGTGAGACCAAGTGGCACCAGCAGCATTGCAGCCCCCACTGCTCTGCAAGAAGCAAATGCTGTCCTTGTTTGGACAGAAGAGTTGTCCTGAGAACACCAGAAGCCACATGCAGAAGAGCTTCTGAAGTGCTGTTGAAGACTTCAACTTTTATTAGAAACTTACCTTCTTTTTATCACATGCCTTGGGAGGATCAGTTTGTCCTCATACAACAGAACTGGGTCCCCCTTTTTGTCCTGGGCATGGCACAAGAAGGAGTGGATTTTGACCTGAGAGAGGTTCCAGCCACCAgtttattgaaaaaaatcctCCTCAATCAGTCTTCAACAGCTATGAATGAACTGGGCAGCTCATCAGCAGGAGCATCTTTCACAGAAGTTCAGAAGATGAAGAATTTATTGTGGAAATTCTGGGACCTGGACATAAGTGCAAAAGAATATGCCTATCTTAAAGgaattattctttttaattctG AATGTCATGCCCTGAAATGTCTCCCTTATGTACAATCACTGCAGCAGGAAGCTCAGAAAGCCCTGATGGAATTTATCTCAACAATGCTCCTTGGGAGCCTCAGCAGGTTTGCTTCGATTCTTCAGCTAATCACATCTCTTCGAGACATTGATGCAGATGCTATTGAAGAGCTCTTCTTCAGGCCCATCCTAGGAGAGGCCACCCTAAATGTACTACTTATAGAAACCCTATATATCAAGCCAGACTGGCTTTGA